From a single Nicotiana tabacum cultivar K326 chromosome 8, ASM71507v2, whole genome shotgun sequence genomic region:
- the LOC107791306 gene encoding protein JOKA2, translating into MESSIVIKVNYGKTLRRFNARVADDKLGLNMDGLRDKIFQLFNFAPNTKLTLTYIDEDGDVVTLVDDEDLQDITRQNLNPLRISVRLNAKKIIRSSDASSGNSTSLRSPVVQPTFPNINSSVSDLLKSLPESKSGKILKHSADMAAKASSAAQEIAELSKSLSAIGLSYLKQASGSQPASETGSQGPASGINTGVTVTKDLIGCVVDETTSQAFTSVKSGESSLKKEEPSPAENAEDAIFKFASQPKNHTESTDASKLRSSQPDRSETQCESLSKDPKPNTCLVDVKKEQSKKFGDSHLVGKALGISYSSSSPSGLEKAADKQPGGSASSNFAKILWDSRSLGCNGSSSDMLSNCFRSPSSYLMTGVPLAKDTVLPQYSPFEIPFKRNHNHSDGAATTFHRGVRCDGCGVHPITGPRFKSKVKEDYDLCSICFAQMGNDVDYIRMDRPVTYQHPLAFKGLYDPNGWMRSPTVPQVSQGCGLKSGRPKLDSCFIEDVSVLDGSIMAPSSPFIKIWRMRNNGNIVWPKGTKLVWIGGDRLCDACSVDLQITSDGLAVNQELDVAVIFTAPELPGKYISYWRMASPSGQNFGQRVWVLIQVDPSVNLPKKELFDESSQYLNLNFPPASSGVDGPELSNPTMGLVEPVVAGNPIKEQEESKPSINDSLLTVVGDKSSVSPSAPGSSISNPIDLSEEAPAVTSATPPSVTEMQASSQDVRRNSDVEATLLKELEEMGFKQVDLNKEILRMNEYDLEQAVDDLCGVADWDPILEELEEMGFHNQEMNRKLLKKNNGSIKRVVMDLIAGEN; encoded by the exons ATGGAGTCTTCTATCGTGATCAAG GTGAATTATGGAAAGACACTTAGACGATTCAATGCCCGTGTTGCTGATGATAAACTTGGTCTTAACATGGATGGATTGAGAGACAAGAtctttcaacttttcaactttgctCCAAATACTAAACTCACACTGACATACATTGATGAGGACGGTGATGTTGTAACACTCGTTGATGATGAAGATCTGCAGGATATCACGAGGCAGAACCTGAATCCCCTGCGAATATCTGTGAGATTGAATGCTAAAAAGATTATCAGATCTTCAGATGCATCTAGTGGAAATTCTACCTCCCTGAGATCCCCAGTGGTCCAGCCTACATTTCCGAACATAAATTCGAGTGTTTCTGATCTTCTCAAATCTTTGCCAGAATCAAAAAGCGGAAAAATCTTAAAGCACTCTGCAGACATGGCTGCTAAAGCCTCATCAGCTGCCCAAGAAATTGCTGAGCTTTCCAAATCTCTCTCGGCGATCGGCTTATCCTACTTAAAGCAGGCTTCGGGATCTCAGCCTGCCTCAGAAACTGGCTCACAGGGTCCAGCATCTGGAATCAATACGGGTGTGACAGTGACAAAAGACTTAATTGGCTGTGTCGTAGATGAAACAACCTCACAAGCATTTACTAGTGTTAAAAGTGGAGAGTCGTCCCTCAAAAAGGAAGAGCCATCCCCTGCAGAGAATGCTGAGGACGCAATCTTTAAATTTGCAAGCCAACCCAAAAATCATACTGAATCTACAGATGCCTCAAAACTGAGATCTTCCCAACCAGATCGGAGTGAAACTCAATGTGAATCGTTATCCAAAGATCCTAAGCCTAACACATGTCTGGTTGATGTTAAGAAGGAACAAAGTAAGAAATTTGGTGATTCCCATCTTGTCGGAAAGGCTCTTGGTATTTCGTATTCTAGTTCCTCACCCTCGGGCCTAGAAAAGGCAGCTGATAAACAGCCAGGTGGCTCTGCAAGTTCCAATTTTGCAAAAATACTCTGGGACTCTCGTAGTTTGGGTTGCAATGGTAGTTCATCCGATATGCTTTCAAATTGTTTTAGATCTCCAAGTTCATATCTCATGACTGGGGTGCCTTTGGCAAAAGACACTGTGCTGCCTCAATACTCTCCTTTTGAGATACCATTTAAAAGGAACCATAATCACAGTGATGGGGCAGCAACAACTTTTCATAGAGGTGTTCGTTGTGATGGTTGTGGGGTTCATCCTATAACTGGCCctaggttcaaatctaaagt AAAGGAGGACTATGATCTCTGCAGCATATGCTTTGCACAAATGGGAAATGATGTTGATTACATCAGAATGGATCGTCCTGTTACTTACCAGCATCCCTTAGCTTTCAAGGGTTTATATGATCCT AATGGGTGGATGCGCTCCCCTACCGTTCCACAAGTATCTCAAGGCTGTGGGTTGAAATCGGGTCGACCTAAGCTGGACAGCTGCTTCATAGAGGATGTCAGTGTACTTGATGGCAGTATCATGGCTCCTTCGTCTCCATTTATCAAGATCTGGAGAATGAGGAACAATGGTAATATTGTCTGGCCAAAAGGAACAAAACTTGTTTGGATTGGGGGAGATAGATTATGTGATGCATGCTCTGTTGACTTACAG ATTACTTCGGATGGCTTGGCGGTTAACCAGGAGCTTGATGTGGCAGTTATTTTTACTGCTCCTGAGCTTCCTGGTAAGTACATCTCCTACTGGAGGATGGCCTCACCTTCAGGGCAAAACTTTGGTCAGCGTGTATGGGTGCTTATCCAG GTTGATCCCTCGGTGAACCTTCCAAAAAAGGAGTTGTTTGATGAATCCTCTCAGTACTTGAACTTGAATTTCCCTCCGGCCAGCAGTGGCGTAGATGGACCTGAACTCTCAAACCCAACCATGGGGTTGGTTGAGCCAGTGGTTGCTGGAAACCCAATTAAGGAGCAGGAGGAATCCAAGCCAAGCATTAATGATAGCTTGTTAACTGTTGTTGGTGACAAGTCGAGCGTCTCTCCTTCAGCACCTGGTTCATCAATTTCAAATCCCATTGATTTATCTGAGGAAGCACCAGCTGTTACTTCTGCTACACCACCCTCTGTTACTGAGATGCAGGCATCTTCACAGGATGTTAGAAGAAACAGTGACGTTGAGGCGACCCTCCTCAAGGAACTGGAGGAGATGGGTTTCAAACAGGTAGACTTAAACAAAGAAATCTTGAGGATGAACGAGTATGACTTGGAACAGGCAGTTGATGATCTTTGCGGTGTTGCCGACTGGGATCCTATCCTTGAAGAGCTGGAGGAGATG GGTTTCCACAACCAAGAGATGAACAGGAAGCTACTTAAGAAGAATAATGGAAGTATCAAGCGTGTTGTGATGGATCTTATTGCTGGAGAAAATTAG
- the LOC107791305 gene encoding uncharacterized protein LOC107791305: MKQKQEIQDLEILKAVAQAWHGHSSSRRTAVEFHPHCRNFKSKPSRFKLEAMSKVSTRKIYGAGSWDFKQSLWDSYELVNVSKKLEMELMLDHPLSALDELNWNIGKKHESEKSLRDLFNMSSRRFNEAELPKDKGLFFF; the protein is encoded by the coding sequence ATGAAGCAAAAGCAGGAAATTCAAGACCTTGAAATCCTCAAGGCTGTGGCACAAGCATGGCATGGTCACTCCAGCAGCCGTAGGACAGCTGTCGAATTCCACCCTCACTGCCGTAATTTCAAGAGCAAGCCATCAAGATTCAAGCTTGAAGCTATGAGCAAAGTGTCTACCAGGAAAATTTATGGTGCAGGTAGCTGGGATTTTAAGCAATCCCTTTGGGATTCTTATGAGCTTGTAAATGTATCCAAAAAGTTAGAGATGGAGCTAATGCTAGACCATCCACTTTCTGCATTGGATGAGCTAAACTGGAATATTGGTAAGAAGCATGAGAGTGAAAAAAGCTTAAGAGACTTGTTCAACATGTCATCGAGGAGATTTAATGAAGCTGAACTACCAAAAGATAAGGGTctattctttttttaa